Part of the Sciurus carolinensis chromosome 7, mSciCar1.2, whole genome shotgun sequence genome, ATGATGTGTGGAAGCAAaggagaggagggacaggaagaagGGTGGAGCAGGGCTCCCAACTGGTCAGCTTTTCTCAGATGGCAAGGGGAGTAGAGCCTGCTGCTTGCATGAACCCAGCAAGCAGGGATTCCCCtggtctttgtgtgtgtggtactgagggtcaaacccagggcctcaagcatccATGcgtgctagcaagtgctctaccactcatcTACACTCCCAACCCGGCTGGATCCTTGATGCCTGGTGTTTGGAGGGAGCCCCTTCATGGAACAGTCGAGGGTTTGTGTtgcagtttggatgtgaggtgtccccccagaagctcatgtgtgagaaaacacaagaaggtttagaggagaaatgattgattgggttctgagagcctcagttaatccctataagtgaattaatcccctgatcgggattaactgagtggtaactgaaggtgggcagggaatggctggaggaggtgggcactgggggcatgcctttggggtatgtattttgtatctggcggttggagtctctgcttcctgatcatcaagtgagctgcttccctctgccacactcttccgccatgatgttctgcctcacctggaggaatggagccaggcttctatggactgagacctctgcaaatgagcccctcaaataaacttttcctctcctacAATTGTttctgtcaggtcttttagtcacagcggcGAAAAAAAGCCACGACAGTTTGGCACTGCGAGGGCTGGCCCTCCTGTGACGGCTCAGCCCCTGGTTACAACCCCATTTTTGCCTGTGGTCTTTGCATCCTATGAACCAGATTTGTGTCCTTGGAGATGGTAGAGACCTCTGAATTTCTTCAGTGCCTTTCTGTAACCAGGATTGTCCCCAAGTGAGACAAGTACTGACTTTGGAAATGAGTTCATTATTCGTGAACACAGACCCTGGAACAGCCTTCTTGTTGGCATGACTCTTCCTGGCTTGGAACTCAAGCTTGACAGATAGTTCACAAAGCCCTAGGACTTCATGACTCAGAGGTGAAGGCAACAGACAGTGGAGGTGGGCGGGGAATCTGGGCAGGAGTGGCCTGGTGCTTCCTGGCAGAGTCCTACCTCCCAGTTACCctgaggaggggaagggaaagtgTCCCTGTCTGTTGGCAAAGTCCAGTCTCCTGTGTGACTCAGACAGAGCTTTTTCCAACAAAAACTAACACCTCCCCTCTTTGTTCATGTCAACATTCTGAGCACCCCTTCCTTGCTGGTCATTTGGGTGTGAGATCTTCTTACCTGTTCCCTCTTGACAGGGAAGGGAACAGAAGGTTGCTGTCATGGACAAGAGGTTAGAGAATCATTAACTGAGACGAAAGCAGAGGAAGTGacttcttatcatttttttttaagttgtatctTATTTTTGGTTGACATAtaataattgtgcatatttataggGTACGATGGGCTGTTTTAATTCTTGCATACAttttgtaatgatcaaatcagggtaattagcatggccatcacctcaaacatttgtcatttcttaatGGTGAGAACATTCAGATTCTTTCTTCTCGtgattttgaaatacacaatgcATTAATGTCTATTATTGTCACTTTACTGTGCAACACAGCAGCAGAACTTGGTgctatctaactgtaactttgGACCTGTGGACCAACCTCTCCCTGTCCCCCATCCCTTCTGATACCTGCACTCCTGTGTTCATTGATTCCCTAAGAGTTCATCAACAGGTGAGTGGTAAAgagaatgaacacacacacacacacacacacacacacacacacacacacagggttgGGATACTATTCAGCCctaaaaaagcagaaatcctatcatttgcatCTCATGAATTAAATTTGGCACAAAAGATAGATACCATGTAATAGCACTCACATGCAGAATCTAAAAGAGTTGCTCTCATAGAAGTCAAGAGCAGAAAAGGGGAAGCTACTTGTTTTCCACGGGAAATGAGATTGCAGGAGTTTACCATGGTTCCTTAGGGAGGAGGCCAAACCATGGCGATAACAGTtgctatttattgagcacccattCTGTGATGGATGCTTTTCATTAACTAGCTCAATAATGACAACTGTTAGCCTATGCAAGATAGATATCATTATCTCATTTGAAAGACCAGGGAATTGAGGCTGAGAGGGGTTAAGGATTGCCCAGGATTACATAGCCATTACATTGGTCACTTGGGATCCAAAATacatcctcttccttctctgctggccattcattcaacaagtctCTATGGACACCCCCTTACATCAGTATGCACCGAGAGCTCGGGAGGCGGCAGAGAACAGATGGGGGCGTTTTCATTCTAGTGATGCCATCTCTCCTGGCCAGAGCTCCTAAGGGCTCAGACTGGCAAACAGCCCCAAAGTTCAGCTCTCTCCCAAGGGGCAGTGCCCCTGCTAACTCTTGAGTGCAAGGAGTGGAACCAGCACTGGGTAGGGAGCAGATTCTAACACCACCAACAACTTGTGGGTCGGTAGATCTCCCCGTACATCCGCATTTTTTCCTGTGCAGGAAGCAGGTGGACTATATGCTGTCTAAGCTCTCTGGACCTGTTCCATTGGCATCGCCTGCAGCTTCTTACAGCATCGAGTCTCAGGCCTAATCCAGACTTCCGGAGAGTCATaacctgcattttaacaagatcctctAGGTGATTCATGCACACACTGTAATTTGAGAAGCTCTGGTGAAGTCTCCCGTCTCTTACCTTCTCCCATTTTAATAACCTCTGGCTGGGGCACTCGCTCACCAGCAGGGGGCGCCGTTGGGAGGGGTTTCAAGATCCCGCGCCTGTACCCAGgtgtctccctccctttctcctcccttctggaCCTAGACTGTTAGTTAAGTTGACTGACTTCTGGGATCCTCGACTCCTGCCCTGGCTCGGTTGGACTTTGCCAATAGAAAAGGAAACTCTCCCCACTCCTTACGGAGGGCGGGAGGCAGGAGTCTGCCAGGAAGCACTAGGCCACTCCTACCTGATTCTCCGCCCACCTCCACTTTAGTCTGGCCTGGCTGACCCGGCCGGCAGACCTCTCTATTTCTGAGAAGGAACTACTGTTCCGGGACAAGCCAGCAGCCTCTGAGAGGAATTAGACAGTAAGGTGAGTACCAGGAGGTGGGTGGGCACTGCAGTGAGGTCATctgggctcaggggaggggccaGGACAGAGTGTGGGGACCTTCtgtgggagaaggagagggaaaggcaaCTTGGGGAAGGGCCACTGCTGATGGGTACTGATGGGCTGTTCTGTGCACTGTAGAAATGTATGCATTGCTCATGAACGCTGTCTGTGACTTAGCTGCGGACTCAGACATTCCAGCGCTTTTGTGTCCTGCAATAAAAATTGGAGATCTATCAGATGTTGGGAGGTGCAGTGAGAACAATGAGGGGAAGGGTTGAGTTCAACAGGTATGAGCAGCACTTTGCAGCAGGACTCTGGGTCTTTGTGCTGGAGAAAGCAACCGCCTAGGGACAGGTGATGGCGGGATTCTAAAGGACCCTCATTTTAGGGAACTGCTATTCAGGATGATCTGGGGTCCAGGGCAAGACAAACTGGAGAAATGGGTAAGGAAGAGTCCAGGTATGGAGTTGGGAGGCTCCAATCCACACTTGAATGACTGTAGTGCTATAGATTCTATTCAGCAAAACTAGGACCCTTTGCCCTCCTGGGGCAAGTGGGAGGATAGAGTGAGGGTCAAGGCAGCCTGGAAGAGCTCTCAGGCTGGGGCCCCAGGGCTGAGTTGGGGGAGGAGTTAACCTGCCAGGTAAATGAATGGTCTCCTCTTGAGAGGCCCCTGTGGCTTTGGGAGTGGTACATACCAGCTGCtctgggttgggaggctgggccAGGGGACATCACTGCACCACCCAGTGAGGTGGAGAGGATTTGGACTCTGGTCCTGGGAGGTCCCAAGAAGGTTGTTGCTGTAAAAATGGAGTgtgtcccttccttcccttcccactaGCTGGCTGGTCCCCTACTGCTAGTGCCCCACTGGGCAGGAGGTGTCGGGCATCGCTCTTTAGAATCCAGGGTGTGCCTTTAGTTCCTTCGATTTTCTTTTactctatttttgtttctttcttgtccAACTTCCTTCCCtctagaagaggaaagaaaggccTGGGACCAAAGGATGggtggggagggtgaggggaggtgTTTCTGAAAGTCCTTGTCATCCCGGCGCAtccttcctttctgccttcaGTTGTTGCTTGATAATCCCCATCCATCCTCATCCATGCAATGAGATCCAAATAGCACCAACTCTTTGAGGAGCAAATGAGATGAGCCGTGGAGAGTGCAGCTCCATAAGCGATAGCTATTATCAGGGTCACCCTTAACATTATCAGCGTGGAAGAGCCAAGGAAGGGCTGGAACCTGAGGAGGAGCTTGCTGCTCTGACCCACCTTCCCCGCAGATGCTGGGCACTGTCAGCTCACCTGCGTCCCCTGTGTGCCCTGCAGGCAGCCTGGCTGAAGAAGCCTGGTGCCATGACTGCGGGGGTGGGTTTTAAGGCAAAGGGGGCAACACACACCTCCCTTCCGGTCCACATCTTCAGGGAGGAAGCAGGGTAACAGGCCCTTCCATGGTCTTCCACCCCGAGGACATGAGCAGCTTCTGCCCTGTCTGGAAGGGGCTAGGAAGGGGACTTAGTTTTCCcggggaaggaaagaaggttgGCAAAGCCTCAGCTCCAGGTAGGTGGCATGAGAGAAGGAACAGGAGGAATGGAATCAACCAGAGGGGACTCTGAGGACTCGGAAGGAGGACATTGTGCTTCACAGATCTCAGCTGCCAAGTGAATGACTTCCACTCCCTCAGCAGCTCCTTGAGCTTGTCGTCTTTGACAGGACCGAACTTCCCACAGTGCCTGATACACAGTCGGTCCTCAGGAAGACTCATTTGGGAAAGCTGCCCGTGGCGGCATATAATCAAGAGCTACTCAGGATGGTGGGATGGCGGTGGAGAGAGATTGCAATGAGGGAAGAGACTGCCAAGGGATGGCTGGTGACCAGGAGAGGTTCTATGGAACAGGAGGGATCCAGGGGACCCAAGGCAGGTGGGGAGAAGTGGAAACACTGGGAAGCTAGAATGAACCCCGTCCCACAGCGTGTGGGGGTGTTGGAGATCAGGGGGCTTGAGGAGGGGAGGTAGGTGGGGACGGAGGTGGATCTAGAAGGAGCTGGCTTTTGTACTGGAGGCTGCTGGGACGTCTCCTGTGTGGCCTGCCCGGGAACCAGGTGGGCAGCAGTGAGTGGGTGTTTTTGCCCAGCCTCATTCCAGCCTCACTGAAGGCCCcgcctttgtttttctttctgcttcttccacTTTTAACTTTTGTAACTCATGATATATGGTGTGTTTCCCTGTGAGCCACCTGTGGACTTTCTGGCAGAAGGAGGGGCACAGAGAAACAGACACAGTGCTTTTCACCCACAAATGATGTCACATGACCTCACCCCGTCCTCATGATCACCTGGGAGATTTCAAGGGACTTtgaaaaagaatgataaagtttatataaaaatacGTGCTTGGTGCAATGTATAGTCCTTGTTCACATCTTCCAGCCTCTCAGTTTGCCATGGCTTTTAGTTGGGACCAGAGGGAATAGTTTGGGGGTGTATCCTTCCAGACCTGCACTAGGACAGCAGTTCCTAGTACATATGGGCACTGAGCACTTGAGCTACAGAAGTCCCAGCTGAGATGTGCCCGAAGGGTGAAATACACACGGAGTTCACAGACTTGGTGTGGAAAAACAATGGAAGATATCTCAATAATCAACTGATATTGACATCAATAATCAATTTATATCAATTGCCtgctgaaataatattttgaatgaattgggttaaataaaaatagtattaatTTGTCCTATTCCTTCTACTTCTTGAATGAGGCCACCAGAACACTTAAAATTACATGTTTGGCTtgcattgtatttttattgcaCACAACTACTCCAGATCTTTCTCTACACGTTTCTATTTACACACCCACACCCATAAACCCATATCTACACTGTATACACTtatcttttttgcagtgctgaacCCAGACCTCTCACATGCTAAgcacgcactctaccactgggtcacgcccccagcctttttttttttttttttaacattgatgAGATCAAAGGATGCCtatgtcttgttttttttccacttaagATTTTGCTATATCAGCACTTGTAGATCAAGGTAgattccccctccccccccccctctttttattgtgctaggtattgaactgaaggcctcgcacatgctaggtaagcgctcaaccactgagctacatccccagcccaccaccttttaaattttattttgagacagggttacgctaagttgttgaggctgtttCTGAACTTGCGATActtcgtgcctcagcctcctgagttgctagtattgcaggtgtgtaccaccacacctggccaaggCAGATATTTTGtcaggtgaagaaactgaagtatACTAACCAATATGATAAGCACACACAGCCACGGTGGCCTACATGGCATTTGAACTCATTGTCAAAATGCacgttccttctgcctcagagtTGATCTTGATGCACTTGGTCACGAGGAGTTTGACAGGGGGCGGTGTGgggggagtgggaggagaggtGAAGGTCTGTGACAGGAACTGATCCGACAGGTGTGCTGGAATGAAGACTTCTTGCTCCTTCACTGCAGCCACCCGGAAGCCAAGTCTTGAGCTCTGCAACTTCAATAGCcctaacccttttctcctccaggCCCTTGGCCTTGGCTGGCACCGGGTGCAGGAGAGGCAGCAGCATCTAGGGACCAGGCGGATGTGCCCCCAGGAGAGTTCCTTCCAACCCTCCCAGTTCCTACTGCTCATAGCGATCCCAGTGGCAAGTGCTCTCCTTCTGGTTCAGTGCCTTCGCTGGTACTGTCCTCGGTGGCTGCTGGGGACCTGTGTGAAGCCAGATGGGCAAGAAGAGCCAGTGTCCCAGTCCACCCCACTACCAGAATATGAGGCTCCAGGGCAGTGCCCACCAGCCACACTGCCAGAGATAGCTGCTTTCTACCAGGAACTGCACACGCCCACCCATGGCCAGACCATCGTCCGCCAGCTGATGAACAAACTCTTGGTGTTTTCGGCTCGAGAGGTGGATCACCGTGGCGGCTGCCTGATGCTCCAGGATACAGGCATTTCCCTGCACATCCCTCCAGGTAGCTGCTCCCAGCCTCCGCCTTGGCACACAGTTGTTGGAACTGTGCATTAGGACACTGCATCGAAGGGCACTGTTCacacatctttttaattttgaaaattgtttcctAGTATAACCTTATTGAATCCAAAGACAGACATATTACCTCTCTTTTGTGACAACTTCCTGGCAGGTGGAGGTAGAGTGCCTTGTTCTAGTGACAGTATGCATTGACAATTCTCAGATAAAAGGAAGAGCATGGTTTGCAAATCCACACAAGGCCCTGCGTGGGTTAGCAGCAGCCCTGGAAGGAAGGGTGGTGACTGGCTCATGGCAGGGTCTTGTTCGCAGTTCATACTGCCCTCCGGGCCCTGCTGGCACCCTCTCCTGGGCTGCTGCCCACCTCGTCTCTCACTCTGGCTGACCTCTTTCTGGGGTAGGGGTGCCTGCCTACCAGACCCACCTCCACTCTCCATCTCCGCAGGTGCTGTGGCTGTGGGCCGCCAGGAGCGGGTATCCTTGATTCTGGTGTGGGACCTGTCAGATGCCCCATCGCTGTCCAGATCTCAGGGGCTGGTGAGCCCTGTGGTGGCATGTGGCCCCCATGGAGCCTCCTTCCTGCAGCCCTGCACCCTCACGTTCAagcactgtgcccagcagccCAGCCACGCCCGCACCTACAGCAGCAACACCTCCCTGCTGGACGCCAAGGCCTGGAGGCCCCTGGGCCGGCCGGGGGCCCACGCGTCCCTGGATGAATGTCGCATCCTCCTCTCCCACTTCAGGTAGGCACCTGCCCATTCGCCTGCCATCCTGCGCCCACGTCTCTGACACGCTTTCCTGACCCTTCTACCTGTCTGCCTCATCCTCATCTCTGTATAGATCTGCCCCTCTATCTATCCAGGGTGGTCTGCAAAGCCCTGGTTCCCCTgtgtccctctctgggcctctgtcctGATGTCCGTGGCATCTTGCTTCTTTCCAACACTGCCCAGGGCTATGCCTCCCACTGCAGTCTCTCTGCCTGCCTGGAAGTGTCTGGAAGGAGTCTGTTCCATTCCTTCCCTGTCTCTACAGCTCTGTCTATCTTGGCCTCTCTCCAGGACTGTCTCCAAACTATTGAGGGCAGCTTGTCCCTTGCAGTTTCAACTTCTGTTTGTCCTCCATCTCTTTGACCTTCTAGGATGTTAAGGCCTCTGCTTCCCCATGTCCTTGCCACCTGGTCGATGAGAACAGGGGTATCCATGGGACCCCTCACAAGCATGGGGACCCTCAGCACACCTTCCCTCTCTCGCTGCCAGAGAATACTGGCTTTCCTCTGCACTCAGCCATGGGCACCATGACACTTTCACTTTTTGACCCTTCTAGCAGCCCACCCCTCTCCAGGTCCTCTCCATAGGTCCCTCTGGAGTGCTCTCTGCACTTCCTTGGGGACCTGCACCTGGCCCTTCAGGTGACAGGAGCCTGGTGGTGAACGCACGGGGGTCCTCCCGCTCGGGTCTCTGCCGCCATCTTCCTCTGCAGCCTCTACACCTGTGTGCTGGAGGCGCCCGTGGGGCAGGCTGCCCGCAAATGGCTGCAGCTGGCCGTGTTCTGCTCGCCACTGGTGCCGGGGCAGTCCCACCTGCAGCTGCGAGTCTACTTCCTGAACAACACGCCCTGCGCCCTGCAGTGGGCTGTGACCAACGAGCAGCCCCATGGTGGGCGTCTGCGCGGGCCCTGCCAGCTCTTTGACTTCACCGGGGCCAGAGGGGACCAGTGTCTGAAGCTCAAGTACATTTCTGAGGGTGAGGCAGGTGGGGTGCGGGAACTGGGAAGCAGGGAGCCCTGCGAGAAAGAGGGGTTCGTGGCCTCCCCCTGGGCTGGGAATCTGGGGACCCTGTTTCTTTCCTGGACTCCTGGGCCTGTGGCACTCAGCCCTTGCCACCCAGCCAGGACAGGGTGATGCCAAGTGGGAGGTGGATGGTGTTATACCCTGAAGGAATGGAGTAGGGAAGGTGGAGGCTTTTGTTGCCCTCGGCTGGAGCTGGGATGAGGGAGGGCCCGTCTTTCCTTGGGCCCTCTTGCCCTTATGCTGGGGCTGTGTGGTTGTGGGCAGGGCACACTCGGTGCGTTCTGCTTCTGGGACTGAAGTGGGGGAGAGAGGctgca contains:
- the Unc5cl gene encoding UNC5C-like protein isoform X2 gives rise to the protein MCPQESSFQPSQFLLLIAIPVASALLLVQCLRWYCPRWLLGTCVKPDGQEEPVSQSTPLPEYEAPGQCPPATLPEIAAFYQELHTPTHGQTIVRQLMNKLLVFSAREVDHRGGCLMLQDTGISLHIPPGAVAVGRQERVSLILVWDLSDAPSLSRSQGLVSPVVACGPHGASFLQPCTLTFKHCAQQPSHARTYSSNTSLLDAKAWRPLGRPGAHASLDECRILLSHFSLYTCVLEAPVGQAARKWLQLAVFCSPLVPGQSHLQLRVYFLNNTPCALQWAVTNEQPHGGRLRGPCQLFDFTGARGDQCLKLKYISEGWENVDDSSSQLVPHLHIWHGKCPFRSFCFRRKSVRMRTAQHQPMRSLSPCTPSRMAWKPSTWKSSDSRRQRRSPGQRHPLPPSGPCATGCPQSSLSSCRCCWSQTASQAMTGADWPPTWGSVA
- the Unc5cl gene encoding UNC5C-like protein isoform X1 is translated as MCPQESSFQPSQFLLLIAIPVASALLLVQCLRWYCPRWLLGTCVKPDGQEEPVSQSTPLPEYEAPGQCPPATLPEIAAFYQELHTPTHGQTIVRQLMNKLLVFSAREVDHRGGCLMLQDTGISLHIPPGAVAVGRQERVSLILVWDLSDAPSLSRSQGLVSPVVACGPHGASFLQPCTLTFKHCAQQPSHARTYSSNTSLLDAKAWRPLGRPGAHASLDECRILLSHFSLYTCVLEAPVGQAARKWLQLAVFCSPLVPGQSHLQLRVYFLNNTPCALQWAVTNEQPHGGRLRGPCQLFDFTGARGDQCLKLKYISEGWENVDDSSSQLVPHLHIWHGKCPFRSFCFRRKAVSENEDCSASTNEIIVTMHTFQDGLETKYMEILRFQASEEESWAAPPPASQRPLCNRLPPELFEQLQMLLEPNSITGNDWRRLASHLGLCGMKIRFLSCQRSPAAAILELFEEQNGSLQELHDLMTAMERLDCASVIQNYLSETPRGSPAPARGAARENQGLELDEKL